In a genomic window of Flavobacterium crassostreae:
- a CDS encoding DapH/DapD/GlmU-related protein, with product MEKELARFQYPIKIQGFKNIKIGKNFTSGKNFRIQAIDKYNGFTYSPHINIGDNVVINPNCQIVAIDNISIGNNVLIASNVFISDHSHGDKFFKDIETPPALRKLDSKGSISIAENVWVGQNVSILSNVSIGRNAIIGANSVVTKDIPEYAIAAGIPAKVIKILKINNVSE from the coding sequence ATGGAAAAAGAACTGGCTCGCTTTCAATACCCAATTAAAATCCAAGGCTTTAAAAATATTAAAATTGGTAAAAATTTTACAAGTGGTAAAAATTTTAGAATTCAAGCCATTGATAAATATAATGGATTTACATATAGTCCTCACATTAATATAGGAGATAATGTGGTTATAAATCCGAATTGCCAAATTGTAGCTATTGATAACATATCTATTGGTAATAATGTTTTGATTGCTAGTAACGTATTTATTTCGGATCATTCACATGGGGATAAATTTTTTAAAGATATTGAAACGCCGCCAGCTTTAAGGAAATTAGACTCAAAAGGGAGTATTTCAATTGCTGAGAATGTGTGGGTAGGTCAAAATGTCTCTATTTTATCTAATGTCTCTATTGGAAGAAATGCAATAATAGGAGCCAACTCTGTAGTTACTAAAGATATTCCTGAATATGCCATAGCCGCTGGTATACCCGCAAAAGTTATAAAAATTTTAAAAATAAATAATGTTAGTGAGTAG
- a CDS encoding mannose-1-phosphate guanylyltransferase codes for MESKSITHVILTGGVGSRLWPLSRKSRPKQYLDIFDGKSLFEMTVERNRNIADKIMVVGNIDNCHLSKAILEKTATEYVDIIESTPRNTAAAIAFAAFASNPNDILIVTPSDHIIGNMPSYQKAMDEAIDKASKGFIVTFGIVPTKPEIGYGYIERNADDVLSFREKPNQVTAAEFISQGNFLWNSGMFCFKAGVFLEELKAHAPKVYEKSKIAWEKSKDGVVDFDASMLIPSISVDYAVMERSRKIKVVSSAFVWSDLGSFESVYDYLVSIGHPVDKHRNMVIGTDIYTAFIGMKDTIFIHTDTAHLILQKEFSQDVKSLYGSLERSNPELLT; via the coding sequence ATGGAAAGTAAGTCAATTACACACGTTATTCTTACAGGAGGAGTAGGGAGTAGGTTATGGCCATTATCCAGAAAAAGCAGACCCAAACAGTATTTGGATATTTTTGACGGAAAATCATTATTTGAAATGACGGTAGAGCGCAATCGAAATATCGCCGATAAAATAATGGTAGTAGGGAACATTGATAACTGCCATTTAAGCAAAGCTATTTTAGAAAAAACCGCCACAGAATATGTAGATATCATTGAGTCTACTCCCAGAAACACGGCAGCTGCCATTGCTTTTGCAGCATTTGCATCCAACCCAAACGATATTTTAATAGTCACTCCATCGGACCATATAATAGGCAACATGCCTAGTTATCAAAAGGCCATGGACGAAGCAATAGATAAAGCCTCCAAAGGATTTATAGTAACCTTTGGGATTGTTCCTACAAAGCCAGAAATTGGATACGGCTATATAGAAAGAAACGCCGACGATGTTCTTTCGTTTAGAGAAAAACCCAACCAAGTAACGGCTGCCGAATTTATTTCGCAAGGAAATTTTTTATGGAATAGTGGCATGTTTTGTTTCAAAGCAGGCGTATTTTTAGAAGAGTTAAAAGCGCATGCCCCTAAAGTGTATGAAAAATCTAAAATTGCCTGGGAAAAAAGCAAAGATGGCGTGGTTGATTTTGATGCCTCTATGCTAATCCCATCCATAAGCGTGGATTATGCGGTTATGGAACGCAGCCGGAAAATAAAAGTAGTTTCGTCTGCATTTGTATGGTCCGATTTGGGCTCTTTTGAATCTGTTTATGATTATTTGGTTTCCATAGGGCACCCTGTAGACAAACATAGAAATATGGTCATTGGAACCGATATCTATACTGCATTTATTGGAATGAAAGACACCATATTTATCCATACCGATACAGCACATTTGATACTTCAGAAAGAATTTTCGCAAGACGTCAAGAGTTTATATGGCAGCTTAGAAAGAAGCAATCCAGAATTGTTAACATAA
- a CDS encoding nucleotide sugar dehydrogenase, with translation MKKIAIIGLGYVGLPLARLFATKFKVVGFDINANRIASLRSGTDTTLEVSDTVLQEVLVDSFNTISNGLLCSSKLEDIADCNYYIVTVPTPVDKNNRPDLTPLYKSSETVGKVLKKGDIVIYESTVYPGVTEDECVPVLERVSGLKFNVDFFAGYSPERINPGDKEHTVEKILKVTAGSTPEVGKIVDNLYKSVITAGTHLAPTIKVAEAAKVIENSQRDINIAFVNELAKIFNLMDIDTHAVLEAAGTKWNFLPFKPGLVGGHCIGVDPYYLAQRAQEFGYHPEIILAGRRLNDSMGEYVASQVVKIMIKKGIAINNSSLLMLGITFKENCPDVRNTKIVDVIAALVDYGIKVTIYDPWANPTEVMHEYQLKTTTNLPNEKFDAVVLGVAHKEFLDLDVNILKKENSIIYDVKGVSNFKVDGKL, from the coding sequence ATGAAAAAAATTGCCATAATTGGTCTAGGATATGTAGGATTGCCACTTGCAAGATTATTTGCAACTAAATTTAAGGTTGTTGGTTTTGATATTAATGCAAACAGAATAGCTAGTTTACGTTCAGGAACAGATACTACTTTAGAGGTTTCTGATACTGTTTTACAAGAGGTACTTGTTGATAGTTTTAATACTATTTCAAATGGATTACTATGTTCGTCTAAGTTGGAGGATATAGCTGATTGCAACTATTATATTGTTACAGTTCCTACCCCAGTTGACAAGAATAACAGGCCTGATTTGACACCATTATACAAGTCTAGTGAAACCGTAGGTAAGGTGCTTAAAAAGGGAGATATTGTTATTTATGAATCAACAGTATATCCCGGAGTTACCGAAGATGAATGTGTACCTGTTTTAGAGCGTGTGTCAGGTTTAAAATTTAATGTTGACTTCTTTGCGGGTTATTCTCCTGAAAGAATCAATCCAGGGGACAAAGAACATACTGTAGAAAAAATATTAAAAGTAACTGCTGGATCTACACCAGAAGTTGGTAAAATAGTTGATAATTTGTACAAGTCTGTGATTACGGCAGGGACTCATTTAGCTCCTACTATTAAGGTTGCAGAAGCTGCTAAAGTCATTGAGAATTCACAACGCGATATAAATATTGCTTTCGTTAACGAGTTAGCTAAAATTTTCAACTTAATGGATATTGATACACATGCCGTATTAGAAGCAGCAGGTACAAAATGGAACTTTTTACCTTTTAAGCCAGGATTAGTTGGAGGACATTGTATAGGTGTAGATCCATACTATCTTGCACAAAGAGCTCAAGAATTTGGATACCATCCTGAAATTATTCTGGCGGGTCGACGTTTAAATGACAGTATGGGAGAATATGTAGCGTCCCAAGTTGTTAAAATAATGATTAAAAAAGGTATCGCAATTAATAATTCAAGTTTATTAATGTTAGGAATTACTTTCAAAGAGAATTGCCCAGATGTACGTAATACTAAAATTGTAGATGTTATTGCTGCTCTAGTTGATTATGGTATCAAAGTTACTATATACGATCCTTGGGCAAATCCAACAGAAGTAATGCACGAATATCAATTAAAGACTACTACTAATCTTCCTAATGAAAAATTTGATGCAGTTGTACTGGGTGTAGCTCACAAGGAGTTTTTAGATTTAGATGTAAATATTTTGAAAAAAGAAAATAGTATTATTTATGATGTAAAGGGGGTTTCTAATTTCAAAGTTGATGGTAAACTTTAA
- a CDS encoding oligosaccharide flippase family protein, which translates to MNTFVKHTFIYFLSKGLPGILSFLAILYYSKNLSPEDYGVYSLIISVVGIINIVCFDWFRFGMSRFLPEYIANDERDVFLLFVKNKMRIAILIFIFVCLFFYIFLPFFPNVKINRDFILYVGILVVLQYVFTLFTQIFITELKPTNYMWANFIRAFFAVFVSVLLVYFGFGYLSLIIGAIASFLFSTIYSLFKIKFPKSKLKFTIDKDLLKKITYYSLPLSASAGLSFFLSYSNRFIINHFRSVEETGLFSLGYDFSQQTIGVFISIAATSAFPIAMKLFTEQGNTKTLHSHMNKSLLMIFFIALPIVIIFCATSVDLIHLVLGNKFSQLDVLFLPIISINAFILGIKSFYLDLFFYLKKETKFQMIILLVVTIINIALNLIFVPRYGYIAAVWCSLVTSTIAVVTTYFVTRKIIFIPIYFKPIMKIIISALCMLLVMKYFGNVSSIKWLAFKLISGVLVFLFMAVLLNKNMINYILKYFNRP; encoded by the coding sequence TTGAACACATTTGTTAAACATACTTTTATATACTTTTTAAGTAAAGGTCTTCCAGGGATACTCTCTTTTTTAGCAATATTATACTATTCCAAAAATTTAAGCCCTGAAGATTATGGGGTCTATTCCCTTATTATAAGTGTTGTAGGTATTATTAATATTGTTTGTTTTGATTGGTTTCGTTTTGGAATGTCTCGCTTTCTGCCAGAATATATCGCTAATGATGAGCGAGATGTATTCCTTTTGTTCGTAAAAAATAAAATGAGAATAGCTATTCTCATTTTTATTTTTGTATGTTTATTTTTCTATATATTCTTACCGTTTTTCCCTAATGTTAAAATTAATAGAGACTTTATTTTATATGTAGGCATATTAGTAGTTTTGCAGTATGTTTTTACATTATTTACCCAAATTTTTATTACAGAGCTTAAACCTACTAATTATATGTGGGCTAATTTCATTAGAGCTTTTTTTGCAGTATTTGTTAGTGTACTACTTGTTTATTTTGGATTTGGTTATTTAAGTTTAATCATTGGAGCAATAGCGAGTTTTTTATTTTCTACCATTTATTCTTTATTTAAAATTAAATTTCCAAAAAGCAAATTAAAATTTACTATTGATAAAGATTTATTAAAAAAAATAACTTATTACAGTTTGCCATTATCTGCTTCAGCAGGATTAAGCTTTTTTTTATCATATTCAAATCGTTTTATTATTAATCATTTTCGAAGTGTTGAAGAAACGGGTTTGTTTTCTTTGGGCTATGACTTTAGTCAACAGACTATTGGGGTGTTTATTTCAATAGCGGCAACTTCAGCTTTTCCAATTGCGATGAAATTATTTACAGAACAAGGAAATACTAAAACATTGCACTCACATATGAATAAATCGTTATTAATGATTTTTTTTATAGCGCTACCTATTGTGATTATTTTTTGCGCTACATCTGTTGATTTGATACATTTAGTGTTGGGTAATAAATTCTCACAATTAGATGTTCTTTTTTTACCAATAATATCGATCAATGCATTTATATTGGGTATAAAAAGTTTTTATCTGGATCTTTTTTTTTATTTGAAAAAAGAAACCAAATTTCAAATGATAATATTATTAGTTGTGACAATTATCAATATTGCTTTAAATCTTATTTTTGTTCCAAGATATGGGTATATAGCAGCAGTGTGGTGTAGTTTAGTTACAAGTACAATTGCAGTTGTAACAACTTATTTTGTTACTAGAAAAATTATATTCATACCTATATATTTTAAACCAATCATGAAAATAATTATTTCGGCATTATGTATGTTGTTGGTTATGAAGTATTTTGGAAATGTTTCAAGTATTAAATGGCTGGCTTTTAAACTCATTTCAGGAGTTTTAGTGTTTTTATTTATGGCCGTTTTATTAAATAAAAATATGATCAATTATATTTTAAAATATTTTAATAGGCCTTAA
- a CDS encoding Wzz/FepE/Etk N-terminal domain-containing protein yields MSKDIKQNFNDEISLKELLEKGKEWYTFLLSKWKIILFAAAIGSVLGVTYSLIKKPVYTATLTFVVEDDKSGGGLGSALGLASSLGVNLGGGGGSVFSGSNLMELFKSRAMVEKTLLSNVVVNGKEISLAEMYIQDQGWREKWNKNAQLSKISFQRKNNKEQFSRVQDSIFGEIFNNLSKNSLNVEQKDIKVSIINIDVSSTNELFSKMFTEGLVKQVSNFYIDTKSKKSRENMLILEHQTDSIRRALNGAITGVAVANDNTFNLNPALNVKRVPSARRQVDVQANTAILTELVKQTELAKVTLRKDTPLIQVIDKPILPLPKEKFGIVKGVLLGGMFFGFLTVLTLVIKQFLKQLQ; encoded by the coding sequence ATGAGTAAAGACATAAAACAAAATTTTAATGATGAAATTTCGTTAAAGGAACTCCTTGAAAAAGGAAAGGAGTGGTATACATTTTTACTTTCAAAATGGAAAATAATTTTGTTTGCAGCTGCTATAGGTTCTGTATTAGGAGTAACTTATTCTCTTATAAAAAAACCGGTTTACACAGCAACGCTTACATTTGTAGTTGAAGATGATAAATCAGGAGGTGGTTTAGGAAGTGCACTGGGTTTAGCAAGTTCTTTAGGTGTTAATTTAGGAGGAGGTGGTGGTAGTGTTTTCTCTGGTTCAAACTTAATGGAGTTGTTTAAGTCTCGTGCTATGGTAGAGAAAACGTTATTAAGTAATGTTGTTGTTAATGGGAAAGAAATTTCATTGGCAGAAATGTATATTCAAGATCAAGGCTGGAGAGAAAAGTGGAATAAAAATGCTCAACTAAGTAAAATCAGTTTTCAGCGCAAAAACAATAAGGAGCAATTTAGTAGGGTACAAGACAGTATTTTTGGGGAAATTTTTAACAATTTGTCTAAAAACAGTTTGAATGTTGAGCAGAAAGATATCAAAGTATCAATAATTAATATTGATGTATCTTCTACTAATGAACTTTTTTCTAAAATGTTTACCGAAGGTTTAGTTAAGCAAGTGTCAAACTTTTATATTGATACTAAAAGCAAAAAATCACGAGAAAATATGCTGATTTTAGAGCATCAAACGGATTCTATTAGACGTGCTTTAAATGGAGCGATTACAGGTGTTGCTGTTGCTAATGACAATACTTTTAACTTGAATCCTGCACTTAATGTAAAAAGAGTACCATCTGCTCGCAGACAGGTAGATGTTCAGGCTAATACCGCTATTTTAACAGAGTTGGTTAAGCAAACTGAATTAGCAAAGGTTACACTTCGAAAAGACACTCCTTTAATTCAAGTCATAGATAAACCTATCTTGCCTTTGCCAAAAGAAAAATTTGGTATAGTAAAGGGCGTTTTACTAGGAGGTATGTTTTTTGGTTTTTTGACCGTTTTAACATTAGTGATTAAACAATTTTTAAAACAATTACAATAA
- a CDS encoding UDP-glucose 6-dehydrogenase, producing the protein MKITKICCIGAGYVGGPTMAVIAQKCPHIQVTVVDLNEERIAAWNDKDVNNIPIYEPGLAEVVADARGRNLFFSTDVDKAIAEAQVIFISVNTPTKTYGKGKGMAADLKFIELCARQIARVSKEDKIVVEKSTLPVRTAEAIKSILDHTGNGVQFQILSNPEFLAEGTAVTDLLNPDRILIGGDASDEGQKAIQSLVEVYGNWVSKDKILTTNVWSSELSKLTANAFLAQRISSINAMSELCEKTGADVNEVAKAIGMDSRIGAKFLKASVGFGGSCFQKDILNLVYIAKSYGLNEVADYWEQVIIMNDYQKRRFSNKIVQTLYNTVSGKKITFLGWAFKKDTNDTRESAAIYVADDLINEQAQIAVFDPKVSQKKVLADLNYLETRSSDKNEDSVTSFEDPYQACKGAHAIAILTEWDAFTEYNWQKIYDSMQKPAFLFDGRNILNAQELRAIGFVYQAIGS; encoded by the coding sequence ATGAAAATTACAAAAATTTGTTGCATTGGGGCAGGATATGTAGGAGGGCCTACTATGGCTGTAATTGCGCAAAAATGCCCGCACATACAAGTTACCGTTGTTGATTTAAATGAAGAGAGAATTGCTGCTTGGAATGATAAAGATGTAAATAATATCCCAATATACGAACCCGGACTTGCAGAAGTTGTTGCTGATGCTAGAGGAAGAAACTTGTTTTTTTCTACTGATGTCGATAAAGCGATTGCCGAAGCACAAGTGATTTTTATCTCGGTCAATACGCCTACAAAGACCTACGGAAAAGGGAAAGGAATGGCAGCCGATTTAAAGTTTATCGAATTATGCGCTAGACAGATCGCTAGAGTTTCCAAAGAAGATAAAATAGTAGTAGAAAAATCTACTTTGCCTGTAAGAACAGCAGAGGCTATTAAAAGTATTTTGGACCATACGGGCAATGGCGTGCAATTTCAAATTCTTTCTAATCCAGAATTCTTGGCCGAAGGAACCGCAGTTACTGATTTGTTAAACCCAGACAGAATATTAATAGGAGGAGATGCGTCTGATGAAGGACAAAAAGCCATCCAATCCTTGGTAGAGGTGTATGGTAATTGGGTTTCAAAGGATAAGATTTTGACCACTAATGTTTGGTCGTCAGAATTATCTAAGTTAACAGCAAATGCTTTTTTGGCACAAAGAATATCTTCGATAAATGCCATGTCAGAACTGTGTGAAAAAACGGGAGCTGATGTCAATGAAGTTGCAAAAGCAATCGGAATGGATAGCAGAATAGGTGCTAAGTTTTTAAAAGCCTCGGTTGGATTTGGAGGTTCTTGTTTCCAGAAAGATATTCTAAATTTGGTGTATATCGCTAAATCGTATGGCTTAAATGAAGTAGCAGATTATTGGGAACAAGTTATTATTATGAATGACTACCAAAAAAGACGTTTTTCTAACAAAATAGTGCAAACGCTCTACAATACTGTTTCGGGCAAAAAAATCACTTTCTTGGGATGGGCCTTCAAAAAAGACACCAACGATACCCGAGAATCTGCTGCCATTTACGTAGCCGATGATTTGATTAACGAACAAGCACAAATAGCAGTCTTTGATCCAAAGGTTTCGCAGAAAAAAGTTTTAGCAGATTTGAATTATTTAGAAACCCGTTCTTCAGATAAAAATGAAGATTCTGTAACTTCTTTTGAAGATCCATATCAAGCCTGTAAAGGAGCCCATGCTATTGCTATTTTGACCGAATGGGACGCCTTCACAGAATACAATTGGCAAAAAATATATGATTCTATGCAAAAACCAGCCTTTCTATTTGATGGAAGAAATATTTTGAATGCTCAAGAACTAAGAGCCATAGGATTTGTGTATCAAGCCATAGGATCGTAG
- a CDS encoding UpxY family transcription antiterminator has translation MNWYVVYTKPKWEKKVAEQLLKKGIECYCPLTTVVRQWSDRKKKVKVPLFNSYVFVQLAEGDRNLVFQSIGVVRYLFWLGKPAIVKGEEIDTIKKWIKEPDSYTVSVAVFQVGDKITLESGPFLNQEAIVKEVTNNHYVLVLESLGCVLKMNYNR, from the coding sequence ATGAACTGGTATGTAGTCTATACAAAACCAAAGTGGGAAAAAAAAGTTGCGGAGCAATTATTGAAAAAAGGAATAGAGTGCTATTGCCCATTAACAACTGTCGTGCGGCAATGGTCAGATAGAAAGAAAAAAGTGAAAGTTCCGCTTTTTAATTCCTATGTTTTTGTTCAATTAGCTGAAGGAGACCGGAATTTAGTGTTTCAGTCTATAGGTGTTGTTCGGTATTTGTTTTGGTTAGGTAAACCGGCGATTGTGAAAGGAGAGGAGATTGACACTATAAAAAAATGGATTAAAGAACCGGATAGCTATACTGTTTCAGTTGCCGTATTTCAAGTGGGGGATAAAATCACATTAGAATCGGGGCCGTTCCTGAATCAAGAAGCGATTGTTAAGGAAGTTACAAATAACCATTATGTTCTCGTATTGGAATCCTTGGGCTGTGTTTTGAAAATGAATTATAATAGATAG
- a CDS encoding SLBB domain-containing protein, whose product MKKIIFAFLFCTVFMVSYQIKAQNILQAKDLSTVSVDQLSEADIVKIQAQLQSNNLTIDQAEPMLLSKGMSASEFIKLKSKIAANAPKTASEKSSASSSGRKQIAITNSIVKDTLNTLVFGSELFSNPTLNFSPDLQLATPVNYVLGPGDELQISIYGVQQYSANALVTAEGKIAVDYVGQLSVAGMTIEAATQKIKNAIAGVYSTVSSGQSKVSISLAQIRTIKVTIVGAKQPGNYSVSSLASVYNALHVAGGPSKNGSYRNIELIRNNKVYKYIDIYDFLVKGDQSSNVSLKDNDVIRIPAYSTRVTIEGEVKRPGIFELKKGEHFANLVSFASGFSESAYTASVNVVQKTSKEFKVKDIAQSEFKNYLPQSGDVFKVTKILDRFENRIKITGAVFRPDFYSFTEGMQITDLIALAEGLKEDAYTNRARIIRLKEDLTTEIINVDLKAALSGEATANQPLKREDLVTIYSVLDFKEEYKITINGEIQKPGTYNYFEGLSLNDVIIESGGLTGSASKRVEIARMLKAESIDAASDARIKLFNIEITPDNNEQTKDFILEPFDVINVRKLAVYEKPQTVTVSGEVTYQGNYVLALKEEKIYNMIVRAGGLKKTADINGVRIKRLIKEEQIEAIANVAASDSLKDELTNRLKNKLKYATIPINWESIVKNRNSSSNIRLFEGDEIVVSSYNESIKVTGNVLLNSEMPYSKGKSFKYYLDAVGGVDAKGWKRKAYIIYPNGKAAVSKSFLFIRSTPKVLAGSQIVVPEKPEVRKLSTGEFVSIAGVLASLAGVIIAILR is encoded by the coding sequence ATGAAAAAAATAATTTTTGCTTTCCTCTTTTGTACCGTTTTTATGGTTTCGTACCAAATAAAAGCACAAAATATACTACAAGCAAAAGATTTGAGTACCGTAAGTGTAGACCAACTTTCGGAAGCAGATATTGTTAAAATTCAAGCTCAGCTTCAAAGCAACAACCTTACTATAGATCAAGCAGAGCCGATGTTGCTCTCCAAGGGTATGAGTGCCAGCGAGTTTATAAAACTAAAGAGTAAAATAGCAGCAAATGCACCAAAAACAGCCTCCGAAAAATCTAGTGCATCGAGTTCTGGCAGAAAACAAATAGCCATAACCAACTCTATTGTAAAAGATACTTTAAATACGTTGGTTTTTGGGTCCGAACTTTTCTCTAACCCTACCTTAAATTTTTCGCCGGATTTACAATTAGCAACCCCAGTTAATTATGTTTTAGGCCCAGGAGATGAATTACAAATAAGCATATATGGCGTGCAGCAATATTCTGCCAATGCTTTAGTTACTGCAGAAGGCAAAATTGCAGTGGATTATGTCGGGCAACTATCTGTAGCCGGAATGACTATTGAAGCAGCCACCCAAAAAATTAAAAATGCCATAGCAGGCGTATACAGCACCGTATCCTCTGGACAATCTAAGGTAAGCATAAGTTTGGCACAAATACGGACCATTAAGGTCACTATAGTGGGCGCCAAACAACCCGGAAATTATTCTGTATCCTCACTGGCATCGGTTTATAATGCGTTGCATGTGGCGGGAGGACCTTCCAAAAACGGAAGCTACCGTAATATAGAACTTATTCGGAACAACAAAGTTTATAAATATATTGATATCTACGACTTTTTGGTCAAAGGAGACCAATCTAGTAATGTAAGTCTGAAAGACAATGACGTAATCCGTATTCCGGCATATAGCACCAGAGTTACTATAGAAGGCGAAGTAAAACGCCCTGGGATTTTTGAGTTAAAAAAAGGAGAACATTTTGCTAATTTGGTTTCTTTTGCATCTGGTTTCTCAGAATCGGCTTATACGGCTTCTGTAAATGTAGTGCAAAAAACAAGCAAAGAGTTTAAAGTAAAAGATATTGCTCAAAGTGAATTTAAAAATTATTTACCACAATCTGGAGATGTTTTTAAAGTAACTAAAATTTTAGATCGATTTGAAAACAGAATTAAAATAACTGGTGCCGTGTTTAGGCCGGATTTTTATTCCTTTACAGAAGGCATGCAAATCACGGATCTGATCGCCCTGGCAGAAGGACTAAAAGAAGATGCCTATACCAACCGAGCACGTATTATTCGTCTCAAAGAAGACCTCACCACCGAAATAATTAACGTAGATCTAAAGGCTGCTTTATCTGGAGAAGCTACAGCAAATCAGCCCCTAAAGCGCGAAGACCTCGTTACCATCTATTCGGTTTTAGATTTTAAAGAAGAATATAAAATAACCATAAACGGAGAAATTCAAAAACCAGGGACTTACAATTATTTTGAAGGATTATCCCTCAATGATGTAATCATAGAATCTGGAGGACTAACTGGATCTGCCTCAAAACGAGTAGAAATTGCGCGCATGCTCAAGGCCGAAAGCATTGATGCAGCAAGTGATGCTCGAATAAAATTATTCAATATTGAAATTACACCCGACAACAACGAACAAACAAAGGATTTTATTTTAGAGCCATTTGACGTAATCAATGTTAGAAAATTAGCCGTTTATGAAAAACCACAAACCGTAACCGTAAGTGGCGAAGTTACCTACCAAGGTAATTATGTATTGGCATTAAAAGAAGAAAAAATTTACAACATGATAGTAAGAGCAGGAGGTTTAAAAAAGACTGCCGATATAAATGGAGTAAGAATAAAACGTCTTATAAAAGAAGAACAAATTGAAGCCATAGCCAATGTAGCGGCATCCGATAGCCTTAAAGACGAATTAACCAATCGATTAAAAAACAAATTAAAATACGCCACAATACCCATCAATTGGGAAAGCATTGTCAAGAATAGAAACAGTTCTTCTAATATTCGGTTGTTTGAAGGGGACGAAATTGTTGTGTCTTCTTACAATGAAAGTATAAAAGTAACCGGAAATGTGTTGTTAAATTCGGAGATGCCCTATAGCAAAGGCAAAAGCTTTAAATACTATCTAGATGCCGTAGGAGGAGTAGATGCCAAAGGTTGGAAAAGAAAAGCCTATATCATATATCCTAACGGAAAAGCAGCAGTGTCCAAATCTTTTTTGTTTATCCGAAGCACTCCTAAGGTTCTAGCAGGATCACAAATTGTAGTGCCCGAAAAACCAGAAGTTAGAAAATTAAGCACCGGAGAGTTTGTGAGTATTGCAGGAGTTTTGGCAAGTTTGGCAGGGGTAATTATTGCAATTTTAAGATAA
- a CDS encoding SDR family oxidoreductase, producing the protein MKEEMNSKILITGGAGFIGSNLCEYFLSQGHEVTCLDNFATGHKHNLAKCVGNSKFTLIEGDIRNLEDCEKAVMGKDFVFHQAALGSVPRSIKDPVTTNDVNVSGFLNMLTASRDARVRRFIYAASSSTYGDSEGLPKVEDVIGKPLSPYAITKYVNELYAEIFSKTYGLETIGLRYFNVFGRKQDPNGAYAAVIPKFVMQLMQLESPKINGDGNYSRDFTYIDNVIQMNALAMQTTNSAAVNTVYNTAFGDRTTLNDLMHYLKESLSKYNPEIANVVPEYGPNRAGDIPHSLASIAKAKELLGYDPQFSLQQGLQEAVAWYWENLK; encoded by the coding sequence ATGAAAGAAGAAATGAATAGTAAGATATTAATTACAGGCGGCGCTGGATTTATAGGATCTAATCTATGCGAGTATTTTTTGTCCCAAGGGCATGAGGTAACTTGTTTGGATAATTTTGCCACAGGACACAAGCATAATTTAGCGAAATGCGTTGGTAATTCAAAATTCACGTTAATTGAGGGCGATATTCGGAATTTAGAAGATTGCGAGAAAGCCGTAATGGGCAAAGATTTTGTTTTTCATCAGGCGGCTTTGGGTTCTGTGCCACGATCTATCAAAGATCCCGTTACTACAAATGATGTCAATGTTTCGGGGTTTTTAAACATGCTAACCGCTTCTAGAGATGCTAGGGTTAGGCGATTTATATATGCGGCAAGTTCCTCTACTTACGGAGATTCAGAAGGATTGCCAAAGGTAGAAGATGTTATCGGGAAACCACTATCTCCTTATGCAATAACAAAATATGTCAATGAGCTATATGCGGAGATTTTTAGTAAAACCTATGGTCTAGAAACCATAGGATTGCGTTATTTTAATGTTTTTGGCAGAAAGCAAGATCCCAACGGGGCGTATGCGGCAGTTATTCCAAAATTTGTAATGCAATTGATGCAACTAGAAAGTCCAAAAATTAACGGAGACGGAAATTATTCTAGAGATTTTACCTATATAGACAATGTGATCCAAATGAATGCGTTGGCCATGCAAACGACAAATAGTGCTGCAGTTAATACAGTCTACAATACTGCATTTGGAGACAGGACGACCTTAAATGATTTAATGCATTATTTAAAGGAAAGTTTGTCAAAATACAACCCTGAAATTGCAAATGTAGTTCCAGAATATGGTCCCAATAGAGCAGGAGACATACCACATTCTTTAGCCAGTATTGCCAAGGCCAAAGAATTGCTGGGTTATGATCCGCAATTTTCGTTGCAACAAGGCTTGCAAGAGGCAGTGGCGTGGTATTGGGAAAACCTCAAATAA